A window of the Natrinema salifodinae genome harbors these coding sequences:
- a CDS encoding ribosome assembly factor SBDS, with amino-acid sequence MISLDEAVTARLESHGARFEVLVDPDAALAIKRDEFDGDLEDVIAAEDVFENASRGDRPAENDLETVFDTTEPLEIIPEVIKQGEIQITADQRREMQEQKRKQLIDTITRNAVNPQMDNAPHPPERIENALEEAGFTVDPMEPVEGQVDDALDALRPIIPIRFEEVTVAVQVPAEHAGSAQAKIRQFGDLEREEWQSDGSWIGVLTFPAGLQNEFYDVVNEHTSGQAETEIIKDKDDLKTR; translated from the coding sequence ATGATTTCGCTCGACGAGGCGGTGACGGCGCGACTCGAGTCACACGGGGCGCGCTTCGAGGTACTCGTAGATCCGGACGCGGCACTGGCGATCAAACGCGACGAGTTCGATGGCGACCTAGAGGACGTGATCGCGGCCGAGGACGTCTTCGAGAACGCCTCCCGGGGCGACCGACCGGCCGAGAACGACCTCGAGACGGTCTTCGACACGACGGAGCCCCTCGAAATCATCCCGGAGGTCATCAAGCAGGGAGAGATCCAGATCACGGCCGATCAGCGCCGCGAGATGCAAGAACAGAAGCGCAAGCAGCTGATCGACACCATCACGCGCAACGCGGTCAACCCGCAGATGGACAACGCGCCCCATCCCCCCGAGCGGATCGAGAACGCGCTCGAGGAGGCCGGGTTCACCGTCGATCCGATGGAACCGGTCGAGGGACAGGTCGACGACGCCTTGGACGCGCTGCGACCGATCATTCCGATCCGGTTCGAGGAAGTGACGGTGGCCGTCCAGGTGCCGGCCGAGCACGCCGGCAGCGCCCAGGCGAAGATCCGCCAGTTCGGCGACCTAGAGCGCGAGGAGTGGCAGTCGGACGGCTCCTGGATCGGCGTGCTCACGTTCCCGGCGGGGCTGCAAAACGAGTTCTACGACGTCGTCAACGAGCACACCAGCGGCCAGGCGGAGACGGAGATCATCAAGGATAAGGACGACCTGAAGACACGCTGA
- a CDS encoding class I SAM-dependent methyltransferase yields MTDADPFGRAVRDHYLGERSEPLLDRDGADVREHRIEEWYFGDHDADAWRDRWIEGPVLDMGAGAGRDALYYQDRFETVAIEVSDRLVETMRDRGVNDVRLADMFSLRNHFDRNQFRSAHAIGTQLGLAGSMAGVREFLSDLASVTTTDAIAVLDNYAPELDATSDVFGYREDPTPGLAYRVYHVTYEGEVGRTLLFRLFSVDRLREATVGTPWVVAATDYGDVQWRAVLEKR; encoded by the coding sequence ATGACGGACGCCGATCCGTTCGGTCGCGCCGTCCGCGACCACTACCTCGGCGAGCGATCGGAACCGCTCCTCGACCGCGACGGCGCGGACGTGCGCGAACACCGGATCGAGGAGTGGTACTTCGGGGACCACGACGCCGACGCCTGGCGCGACCGATGGATCGAGGGGCCGGTACTCGATATGGGCGCCGGTGCCGGGCGGGACGCGCTCTATTATCAGGATCGGTTCGAGACCGTCGCGATCGAGGTGAGCGACCGCCTCGTCGAAACGATGCGCGATCGCGGCGTGAACGACGTCCGACTCGCGGACATGTTCTCCCTCCGCAATCACTTCGACCGGAATCAGTTCCGGTCGGCCCACGCGATCGGAACGCAACTCGGATTAGCCGGCTCGATGGCGGGCGTTCGCGAGTTTCTCTCGGACCTCGCGTCCGTGACGACGACCGACGCGATCGCCGTCCTCGACAACTACGCGCCCGAGTTAGATGCCACGAGCGACGTCTTCGGCTACCGGGAAGATCCCACGCCGGGGCTCGCCTACCGGGTCTACCACGTCACGTACGAGGGCGAGGTCGGCCGAACGCTGCTCTTTCGGCTGTTCAGCGTGGACCGGCTCCGGGAGGCGACGGTCGGAACGCCCTGGGTAGTCGCCGCGACCGACTACGGAGACGTGCAGTGGCGAGCGGTACTCGAGAAGCGGTAA
- the glyA gene encoding serine hydroxymethyltransferase codes for MDHDQVREVDPAVADALEGEVDRQRETLQMIASENHVSEAVIDAQGSALTNKYAEGYPGERYYGGCQYADEVEELAIDRAKELFGAEHVNVQPHSGTQANQSVYFAMLEPGDKILSLDLNHGGHLSHGHPANFTGQLYEVEQYEVDPETGYIDYDALAEHAAEFEPDIIVSGYSAYPREIEWERIQNVADDVDALHLADIAHITGLVAAGVHPSPVGVADFVTGSTHKTIRSGRGGIVMTSEEYADDIDSAVFPGGQGGPLMHNVAGKAVGFKEALEPEFEDYAEQTVANAQALGESLADNGLSLVSGGTDNHLVLVDLRESHPDTSGGDAEDALEEAGIVLNGNTVPGETRSPFDPSGIRAGTPALTTRGFDEDDCRKVGDLIARIVDAPEDEAVIEEVREEVATLCEENPLYE; via the coding sequence ATGGACCACGACCAGGTTCGCGAGGTCGATCCCGCCGTCGCGGATGCACTCGAGGGCGAGGTAGACCGCCAGCGAGAGACCCTGCAGATGATCGCCAGCGAGAACCACGTCAGCGAGGCCGTCATCGACGCGCAGGGCAGCGCGCTGACGAACAAGTACGCCGAGGGCTACCCCGGCGAGCGCTACTACGGCGGCTGCCAGTACGCCGACGAGGTCGAAGAGCTCGCGATCGATCGCGCGAAAGAGCTATTCGGCGCCGAGCACGTTAACGTCCAACCCCACTCGGGCACACAGGCCAACCAGTCGGTCTACTTCGCAATGCTCGAGCCCGGCGACAAGATTCTCTCACTCGATCTCAACCACGGCGGCCACCTCAGCCACGGCCACCCGGCGAACTTCACAGGCCAGCTCTACGAGGTCGAGCAGTACGAGGTCGATCCCGAGACGGGCTACATCGACTACGACGCCCTTGCGGAGCATGCCGCCGAGTTCGAGCCCGACATCATCGTTTCGGGTTACTCCGCGTACCCGCGCGAGATCGAGTGGGAGCGCATTCAGAACGTCGCCGACGACGTCGACGCGCTCCACCTGGCGGACATCGCTCACATCACCGGCCTGGTCGCCGCCGGCGTCCACCCCTCGCCGGTCGGCGTCGCCGACTTCGTCACCGGCTCGACCCACAAGACCATCCGCTCGGGCCGAGGCGGCATCGTGATGACCAGCGAGGAGTACGCCGACGACATCGACTCGGCGGTCTTCCCCGGCGGTCAGGGTGGCCCGCTCATGCATAACGTCGCCGGCAAGGCCGTCGGCTTCAAGGAGGCCCTCGAACCGGAGTTCGAGGACTACGCCGAGCAGACGGTCGCGAACGCGCAGGCGCTCGGCGAGTCGCTGGCCGACAACGGCCTCTCGCTGGTCTCGGGCGGCACCGACAACCACCTCGTGCTCGTCGACCTCCGCGAGAGCCACCCCGACACCTCCGGCGGCGACGCCGAGGACGCCCTCGAGGAAGCGGGCATCGTCCTCAACGGGAACACGGTGCCTGGCGAGACACGCTCGCCGTTCGACCCGAGCGGCATCCGCGCCGGCACCCCGGCGCTGACCACGCGCGGCTTCGACGAAGACGACTGCCGGAAAGTCGGCGATCTGATCGCCCGCATTGTCGACGCGCCCGAGGACGAAGCCGTCATCGAGGAGGTCCGCGAGGAAGTCGCGACGCTGTGCGAGGAGAACCCGCTGTACGAGTAA
- a CDS encoding alpha/beta fold hydrolase, whose protein sequence is MASDSATAMYRTRPDALTTDVGEGRPVVFAHGTLMDRTMFAPQLEALRDEYRAVAYDLRARTDRYAPGYDLWDLADDCAALLDGINEDSAVIAGMSMGGFTALRFALAYPERVDGLVLIDTTAVPHTDEERETFSELVDPFEGSRDPIPRELAEGSTAELFGETTRAEKPDLVESWVDRWATYPGAAVYHELNSWLGRADVTDRLPEIDVPTLVVHGEEDPSLPPSRAEPMVEELPDADLELIPEAGHTANLERPDLVNDAIRSFLDERF, encoded by the coding sequence ATGGCTTCCGACTCGGCGACCGCGATGTATCGGACCAGGCCCGACGCACTGACGACGGACGTCGGCGAGGGACGACCCGTCGTCTTCGCGCACGGGACGTTGATGGACCGGACGATGTTCGCGCCCCAGCTCGAGGCCCTGCGAGACGAGTACCGGGCCGTCGCCTACGACCTGCGGGCGCGGACCGATCGGTACGCGCCGGGCTACGACCTGTGGGACCTGGCCGACGACTGCGCCGCGCTGCTGGACGGAATCAACGAGGACAGCGCCGTGATCGCGGGGATGTCGATGGGCGGGTTCACGGCGCTGCGCTTCGCGCTCGCGTATCCGGAGCGCGTCGACGGACTCGTCCTGATCGACACGACGGCGGTGCCTCACACCGACGAGGAGCGAGAGACGTTCAGCGAACTCGTCGACCCGTTCGAGGGCTCTCGCGACCCGATTCCGCGCGAGCTAGCCGAGGGATCGACGGCCGAACTGTTCGGCGAGACGACCCGGGCGGAGAAGCCCGACCTGGTCGAATCGTGGGTCGACCGCTGGGCCACCTACCCCGGCGCGGCAGTGTATCACGAGCTCAATTCGTGGCTCGGCCGCGCGGACGTGACCGATCGGCTCCCCGAGATCGACGTGCCGACGCTCGTCGTCCACGGCGAGGAAGACCCCTCGCTGCCGCCCTCGCGGGCCGAACCGATGGTCGAGGAGTTGCCCGACGCCGACCTGGAACTGATCCCCGAGGCCGGCCACACCGCGAACCTCGAGCGGCCCGATCTAGTCAACGACGCGATCAGGTCGTTCCTCGACGAGCGGTTCTGA
- a CDS encoding RNase P subunit p30 family protein, translating into MYEAVHAHPDGQSTVARLAKTAADYGFEGVIVRNHADGRADYDPERIREEYGIDVVDGIEIRADDQQQASGAVGNHRTSKTIVGIHGGTVAMNRFAVEQAKVDVLAHPMAGDGDVNHVMVKAAVENGVRIEFNLSGVLRRSGGRRVRVIQSLRKLREIVAHYDAPYVVSADPASHLELRAPRELNALGEQLGFSREFIEEGLAEWGRLAERNRRIQSESFIEPGVERGRYEEEH; encoded by the coding sequence ATGTACGAGGCCGTCCACGCCCATCCCGACGGACAGAGCACGGTCGCCAGGCTCGCCAAGACGGCGGCCGACTACGGGTTCGAGGGCGTGATCGTGCGCAATCACGCCGACGGCCGAGCGGACTACGATCCCGAACGGATCCGCGAGGAGTACGGGATCGACGTCGTGGACGGGATCGAAATTCGGGCCGACGACCAGCAACAGGCCAGCGGCGCGGTGGGGAACCACCGGACCTCGAAGACCATCGTCGGAATTCACGGCGGCACCGTCGCGATGAACCGGTTCGCCGTCGAACAGGCGAAGGTCGACGTGCTCGCGCATCCGATGGCCGGCGACGGCGATGTCAATCACGTCATGGTGAAAGCCGCCGTCGAGAACGGCGTTCGCATCGAGTTCAACCTCTCGGGCGTCCTGCGACGGAGCGGCGGCCGCCGCGTTCGGGTCATCCAGTCGCTGCGGAAGCTCCGCGAGATCGTCGCCCACTACGACGCCCCTTACGTCGTCAGCGCCGATCCGGCCTCACACCTCGAACTGCGGGCGCCACGGGAACTGAACGCCCTCGGCGAACAGCTCGGCTTCTCTCGGGAGTTTATCGAGGAGGGCCTGGCGGAGTGGGGCCGCCTGGCCGAGCGCAACCGGCGCATCCAGTCCGAGTCGTTCATTGAGCCGGGGGTCGAACGGGGGAGATATGAAGAAGAGCATTGA
- the tbsP gene encoding transcriptional regulator TbsP: MTSNLLNHQIDDILESLLEDASGDVYVVNPSRDAIEEFVSVATAFDGDLPSVHMLADERTLKDVMDDFIVASNAADLISEDALALRTLEEAPENSLVITDDRVIAIVHAGDRVGGLVTDDESFVADTYDTYAARWDDADDFNLRTPPITDVRETLSDEISPEAEEDFTAILDSLETARGDGDGLDEVTISLLVAAKNEALLYDISKWGEDVGIASKATFSRTKTKLEDMGLIDTEKVPIDVGRPRLRLKIGDDRLQEADNGQLATVAQSILN; this comes from the coding sequence ATGACCTCGAATTTACTCAACCACCAGATTGACGATATACTCGAGTCTCTGCTCGAAGATGCAAGCGGAGACGTGTACGTGGTCAACCCGTCGCGGGACGCCATCGAGGAGTTCGTCTCGGTCGCGACCGCGTTCGACGGCGACCTCCCGTCGGTTCACATGCTTGCCGACGAACGGACCCTGAAAGACGTCATGGACGACTTCATCGTCGCCTCGAACGCCGCCGACCTCATCAGCGAGGACGCGCTCGCGCTGCGAACGCTCGAGGAAGCACCCGAGAACTCGCTGGTCATCACCGACGACCGCGTCATCGCCATCGTCCACGCCGGCGACCGCGTCGGCGGACTCGTCACCGACGACGAGAGCTTCGTCGCGGACACCTACGACACCTATGCGGCCCGCTGGGACGACGCCGACGACTTCAACCTCCGGACGCCGCCGATCACGGACGTCCGCGAGACCCTCTCCGACGAGATCAGTCCCGAGGCCGAAGAAGACTTCACCGCCATCCTCGATTCGCTCGAAACCGCTCGCGGCGACGGCGACGGCCTGGACGAAGTCACCATCTCCCTGCTCGTCGCGGCCAAGAACGAGGCCCTGCTCTACGACATCAGCAAGTGGGGCGAGGACGTCGGCATCGCCTCTAAGGCGACGTTTTCCCGGACCAAGACCAAGCTCGAGGACATGGGCCTGATCGACACCGAGAAGGTCCCGATCGACGTCGGCCGTCCGCGCCTGCGCCTGAAGATCGGCGACGACCGCCTTCAGGAGGCCGACAACGGCCAGCTCGCGACGGTCGCACAGTCGATTCTCAACTGA
- a CDS encoding PhlB family protein translates to MTMEAIRYEDGSISYPGHPRGPGGAKPEETIDLSEYTAEVVTWTTSTATPPGVREPNHLAIVEFDVDGESVRAIGQLTTGDVETGDEVRPVYVEELREPGAGIREPESQDWDGYRFEPVDA, encoded by the coding sequence ATGACGATGGAAGCGATCCGCTACGAGGACGGTTCGATCAGCTACCCCGGCCACCCGCGCGGCCCCGGCGGTGCGAAGCCGGAGGAAACGATCGATCTCAGCGAGTACACCGCCGAGGTCGTCACCTGGACGACCAGTACCGCCACGCCGCCTGGCGTCCGCGAACCGAACCACCTGGCGATCGTCGAGTTCGACGTGGACGGCGAGTCGGTCCGTGCGATCGGCCAGCTGACCACCGGCGATGTCGAGACCGGCGACGAGGTTCGCCCGGTTTACGTCGAGGAACTCCGCGAGCCAGGCGCGGGCATCCGCGAGCCCGAGAGCCAGGACTGGGACGGCTACCGGTTCGAGCCGGTGGACGCGTAA
- a CDS encoding FUN14 domain-containing protein encodes MLDVDPTALGFEFGGGAAIGAVMGFAAKKIAKLLAVLVGVQLMLFRYLESQGIVIVDWDRLSAGLVQTGDRAQNVADVHWLESLLSTLSIGAGFTGGFLVGFKRA; translated from the coding sequence ATGTTAGACGTGGATCCGACGGCGCTCGGCTTCGAGTTCGGAGGCGGCGCGGCCATCGGGGCAGTCATGGGGTTCGCCGCGAAGAAGATCGCGAAACTACTCGCGGTCCTCGTCGGCGTCCAGCTAATGCTCTTTCGGTACCTCGAATCACAAGGGATCGTGATCGTCGACTGGGACCGGCTCTCGGCCGGCCTGGTGCAGACGGGCGACCGCGCACAGAACGTGGCGGACGTCCACTGGCTCGAGTCGCTCCTCTCGACGCTGTCGATCGGCGCGGGCTTTACCGGCGGCTTCCTGGTCGGGTTCAAGCGAGCGTAG
- a CDS encoding class I SAM-dependent methyltransferase: MKKSIEEHAARFDEKATEYDESKSDEYHACANLVVERAAPAADDVVLDLATGTGAIALAIAPDADRVVGRDISEGMLEEAERKAADKGIENVEFDHGTFREPEYDGPADTESSETPRAPTRSARVDIVTSNFAMHHLSDPEKREAIDVIADLEPRKFVLGDVMFFGEPDPDEPFYSPEVDDPATVGALADAFTDAGFSLTAVERVHDQVGVLVAERCPTAADVDEAPAEE; encoded by the coding sequence ATGAAGAAGAGCATTGAGGAGCACGCCGCCCGATTCGACGAGAAGGCCACCGAGTACGACGAGTCGAAGTCCGACGAGTACCACGCCTGTGCGAACCTCGTGGTCGAACGCGCCGCGCCCGCGGCCGACGACGTCGTGCTCGACCTCGCGACCGGCACGGGCGCAATCGCACTCGCGATCGCTCCCGACGCGGATCGCGTCGTCGGCCGCGACATCAGCGAGGGAATGCTCGAAGAAGCCGAGCGGAAGGCCGCCGACAAGGGTATCGAGAACGTCGAATTCGATCACGGTACCTTCCGTGAGCCGGAGTACGACGGGCCGGCCGACACCGAGTCGTCGGAGACGCCTCGAGCCCCCACTCGCTCCGCTCGCGTGGATATCGTCACCTCGAACTTCGCGATGCACCACCTCTCAGATCCGGAGAAGCGAGAGGCGATCGACGTCATCGCCGACCTCGAACCCCGGAAATTCGTCCTCGGGGACGTCATGTTCTTCGGCGAGCCCGATCCGGACGAGCCGTTCTACTCGCCGGAGGTCGACGATCCCGCGACCGTCGGCGCGCTCGCGGACGCCTTCACCGACGCCGGCTTCTCGTTGACAGCCGTCGAGCGCGTCCACGATCAGGTGGGCGTGCTCGTCGCGGAGCGGTGCCCGACGGCGGCCGACGTCGACGAAGCGCCGGCCGAGGAATGA
- the psmA gene encoding archaeal proteasome endopeptidase complex subunit alpha: MQGQAQQQAYDRGITIFSPDGRLYQVEYAREAVKRGTASIGVRTTDGVVLAVDKRVPSPLLEDSSVEKIHKADDHIGIASAGHVADARQLIDFARRQTQVNQLRYGEPIGVETLTKEVTDHIQQYTQVGGARPFGVALIVGGIENGEPRLFETDPSGTPYEWKSLAVGADRGELQNYLEENYDDEADLDGGIQLALDALASVNDGSLLPSEVGLATVDAETETFEQFEQDRIADHLEENDLLDEGEDEETDE; the protein is encoded by the coding sequence ATGCAGGGACAAGCCCAACAGCAGGCGTACGACCGCGGCATCACGATCTTCTCGCCCGACGGCCGACTCTACCAGGTCGAGTACGCTCGCGAGGCAGTCAAGCGAGGGACCGCGAGTATCGGCGTTCGAACGACCGACGGCGTGGTGCTCGCCGTCGACAAGCGAGTCCCCTCGCCGCTGCTCGAGGACTCGAGCGTCGAGAAGATTCACAAGGCCGACGACCACATCGGCATCGCCAGCGCGGGCCACGTCGCTGACGCGCGCCAGCTGATCGACTTCGCGCGCCGCCAGACGCAGGTCAACCAGCTGCGCTACGGCGAGCCGATCGGCGTCGAGACGCTGACCAAGGAAGTCACCGACCACATCCAGCAGTACACGCAGGTCGGCGGCGCGCGCCCGTTCGGCGTCGCGCTGATCGTCGGCGGCATCGAGAACGGCGAGCCGCGCCTGTTCGAGACCGACCCGTCGGGGACCCCCTACGAGTGGAAGTCCCTGGCCGTCGGCGCCGACCGCGGCGAACTCCAGAACTACCTGGAGGAGAACTACGACGACGAGGCCGACTTAGACGGCGGCATCCAGCTGGCGCTGGATGCGCTCGCGTCGGTCAACGACGGGTCCTTGCTCCCCAGCGAAGTCGGCCTGGCGACTGTCGACGCCGAGACCGAGACCTTCGAACAGTTCGAGCAGGACCGGATCGCGGACCACCTCGAGGAGAACGACCTCCTCGACGAGGGCGAGGACGAGGAGACCGACGAGTAA
- the hflX gene encoding GTPase HflX, whose amino-acid sequence MKTIIAKRVDSGTADTSEIRDLARAAGYTVVGEVTQSRRADPALQIGEGKAEELAALVDETDATTVIFDNRLGPYQTYNLGQLLPEGVEVIDRFTLILEIFGQRAQTRKAQLQVELAELRYELPRAEAKTSLAKREEHPGFMGLGEYDESREQDIKAQISRIKDELEQIEQTEQHRRERRRDSGFDLVALAGYTNAGKSTLLRQLAADLDVEENENLHPDLDATAESQDKLFTTLGTTTRRADLEPRDVLVTDTVGFISDLPHWLVESFKSTLDSVYRADLVLLVVDVSEPVDEIHEKLVTCHDTLYERNEAPIVTVLNKIDKVDDEELREKRDALSALAPNPVTVSAREATNVDALLDRIDRELPDWERERLLLPMTDDTMSVVSWLHDNAHVEDVTYGDEDVVVSFEARPAVVSQARSRASELRTTAAESA is encoded by the coding sequence ATGAAAACGATCATTGCCAAACGCGTCGATTCGGGGACGGCCGATACGAGTGAGATCCGCGACCTGGCCCGCGCGGCGGGATACACCGTCGTCGGCGAGGTCACGCAGTCGCGACGAGCCGATCCGGCCCTCCAGATCGGCGAGGGGAAAGCCGAAGAGTTAGCCGCGTTAGTCGACGAAACCGACGCCACGACGGTCATCTTCGACAACCGGCTCGGTCCCTACCAGACGTACAACCTCGGCCAGCTCCTCCCGGAGGGCGTCGAGGTCATCGACCGGTTCACGCTGATCCTCGAAATCTTCGGCCAGCGCGCCCAGACCCGGAAGGCTCAACTTCAGGTCGAGCTGGCCGAACTCCGGTACGAGCTGCCCCGCGCCGAGGCCAAGACTAGCCTGGCCAAGCGCGAGGAACACCCCGGCTTCATGGGTCTCGGCGAGTACGACGAGAGCCGCGAGCAGGACATCAAGGCCCAGATCAGCCGCATCAAAGACGAGCTCGAACAGATCGAACAGACCGAACAGCACCGCCGGGAGCGGCGTCGGGACTCCGGGTTCGATCTGGTCGCGCTGGCGGGCTACACCAACGCGGGCAAGTCGACCCTGCTGCGCCAGCTCGCGGCCGACCTGGACGTCGAGGAGAACGAGAATCTCCACCCTGACCTGGACGCGACCGCCGAATCCCAGGACAAGCTGTTCACTACGCTGGGGACGACGACCAGGCGCGCGGATCTCGAGCCGCGGGACGTGCTGGTGACCGACACCGTCGGGTTCATCAGCGACCTGCCTCACTGGCTGGTCGAGTCGTTCAAGTCGACGCTGGATTCGGTCTACCGGGCGGATCTGGTCTTGCTCGTCGTCGACGTCAGCGAGCCGGTCGACGAGATCCACGAGAAGCTCGTCACCTGTCACGACACCCTCTACGAGCGCAACGAGGCGCCGATCGTGACCGTCCTGAACAAGATCGACAAGGTCGACGACGAGGAACTGCGGGAGAAGCGGGACGCGCTCTCGGCGCTCGCGCCGAACCCGGTCACCGTCAGCGCTCGCGAGGCGACGAACGTCGACGCCCTGCTCGACCGGATCGACCGGGAACTCCCCGATTGGGAGCGCGAGCGGCTCCTGTTGCCGATGACCGACGACACGATGAGCGTCGTCTCGTGGCTCCACGACAACGCCCACGTCGAGGACGTCACCTACGGCGACGAGGACGTCGTCGTCTCCTTCGAGGCCAGGCCGGCGGTCGTCTCCCAGGCGCGCTCGCGCGCCAGCGAGTTGCGGACGACCGCGGCGGAGTCGGCATGA
- a CDS encoding Rpp14/Pop5 family protein — MKHLPKHLRPRWRYLAIELETWPDERIARRAFQREVWYAGQNLLGDPGSADADLTVVRFSFGEGTGEAIIRVRRGEAEPARAALACIDEIDGAPVGVRVRGISGTIRAAEENYLGRRGQDSEERNVVFGNEERVAVLRDGVGDVRLDEAFTGATDLDYDLA; from the coding sequence ATGAAACACCTCCCGAAACACCTCCGGCCGCGCTGGCGGTACCTCGCTATCGAACTCGAAACGTGGCCGGACGAGCGGATCGCCAGGCGAGCGTTCCAGCGCGAGGTGTGGTACGCGGGCCAGAACCTGTTGGGCGATCCGGGCAGCGCCGACGCCGACCTGACGGTCGTACGGTTCTCGTTCGGGGAGGGAACCGGCGAAGCGATCATCCGCGTCCGCCGCGGCGAGGCCGAGCCGGCGCGGGCGGCGTTGGCCTGTATCGACGAGATCGACGGGGCTCCCGTCGGCGTTCGGGTCCGCGGTATCAGTGGCACGATCCGTGCCGCTGAAGAAAACTATTTAGGACGCCGCGGGCAAGATTCCGAAGAGAGAAACGTCGTGTTCGGGAACGAGGAGCGAGTCGCCGTCCTGCGGGACGGCGTTGGGGACGTGCGACTCGATGAGGCGTTCACGGGTGCGACAGACCTCGATTACGATTTAGCGTGA
- a CDS encoding thiolase family protein, translating into MERVAIIGASMTQFGQREGEWIADLLAEAGEECLEDAGVGADDVDHLYVSNMASGEFEGQTGVPNALAHDLNAMPAYTQRVDQTSSSGGAGIYAAWQSVASGASDMTLLVGGEKMTHRSTGEATDVIASLTHPVEYKTGVTLPSFAGLTARHYLERFDAPRESLAKVAVKNHKNGVDNPNAQFQKEIDMETALESPIVADPLRLYDFCPITDGSAALMLCPESVAEEYADEYVVISGIDGATDTHVVHEREDPTVMGGVVESGKGAYEMSGYGPEDIDVAELHDMFTILEFLQMEGLGFAEQGEAWQLVEEGYTERDTGELPINTSGGLKSKGHPLGASGVAQGVEIYEQLVGEAGPRQVDADVGLCCNVGGFGNCVITTIMEAAQ; encoded by the coding sequence ATGGAACGGGTTGCAATCATCGGTGCTTCGATGACCCAGTTCGGCCAACGCGAGGGGGAGTGGATCGCGGACCTCCTCGCAGAAGCCGGGGAGGAGTGTCTCGAGGACGCGGGTGTCGGCGCAGACGATGTCGACCACCTGTACGTGTCAAACATGGCCAGCGGCGAGTTCGAGGGCCAGACCGGCGTTCCCAACGCCCTGGCACACGACCTCAACGCGATGCCGGCGTACACCCAGCGGGTCGACCAGACGAGTTCCAGCGGCGGCGCGGGGATCTACGCCGCCTGGCAGTCGGTCGCCAGCGGGGCCAGCGACATGACCCTGCTCGTCGGCGGCGAGAAGATGACCCATCGGTCGACCGGCGAGGCCACCGACGTCATCGCGTCGCTGACCCACCCCGTCGAGTACAAGACCGGCGTCACGCTGCCCTCGTTCGCCGGGTTGACCGCGCGCCACTACTTAGAGCGGTTCGACGCGCCCCGTGAGAGCCTGGCGAAGGTCGCCGTCAAGAACCACAAGAACGGCGTCGACAATCCGAACGCGCAGTTCCAGAAGGAGATCGACATGGAAACAGCTCTGGAGTCGCCGATCGTGGCCGACCCGCTGCGATTGTACGACTTCTGTCCGATCACGGACGGTTCGGCGGCGCTCATGCTCTGTCCCGAATCGGTCGCCGAGGAGTACGCCGACGAGTACGTCGTCATCTCGGGGATCGACGGCGCGACTGACACCCACGTCGTCCACGAGCGCGAGGACCCGACCGTGATGGGCGGCGTCGTCGAGAGCGGCAAGGGTGCCTACGAAATGAGCGGCTACGGCCCCGAGGACATCGACGTGGCCGAACTCCACGACATGTTCACGATCCTCGAGTTCCTCCAGATGGAGGGACTCGGATTCGCCGAACAGGGCGAGGCCTGGCAGCTCGTCGAAGAGGGGTACACCGAGCGAGACACGGGCGAACTGCCGATCAACACCTCCGGCGGGCTCAAGTCCAAAGGCCACCCGCTCGGAGCCAGCGGCGTCGCCCAGGGCGTCGAGATCTACGAACAGCTCGTCGGCGAGGCTGGCCCGCGCCAGGTCGACGCGGACGTGGGCCTGTGCTGTAACGTCGGCGGCTTCGGCAACTGCGTCATCACCACTATCATGGAGGCTGCACAATGA